The proteins below come from a single Zea mays cultivar B73 chromosome 8, Zm-B73-REFERENCE-NAM-5.0, whole genome shotgun sequence genomic window:
- the LOC103636253 gene encoding protein STICHEL-like 3 isoform X1, which yields MAAPDRAGAGAGGHLRGHAHLTNCIHLRHHHGHAHGGAGAGGASSSGWRRSPASVASATLMRDLLALQRSRSLRDPSTRRSVESSRVAADPDAGSGDDVDLPAKSRRSAGALKALLDQLAENPHPHPKPGRRPPRRFKRRAGRRATAVSKPPDRAAALSVNSSSQEAVCGNKYLFHGGGDDDDGAEELQQHLPQDLRNVCGIPWNWSRLHHRGKSIIDMAGRSLSCGLSDSRSAAGRKSEAGAASGGHVNASRPLFPAKSERLASSTSSDSDALPLLVGAATSGARNHIGAISGSYSGELGIFSNQTSQMDSDLLSESQSGQKSQASQHGRGRHRSLTQKFAPKTFKDVVGQSLVVQALSNAILRRKIGLVYVFYGPHGTGKTSCARVFAKALNCLSSEHPRPCDSCTVCIAHNLGKSRSLMEIGPVGNIDIDGIVDVLDNVMLSPAPSHYRVFIFDDCDTLPADTWSAISKVVDRAPRRVVFILVSPNLELPHIILSRCQKFFFPKHRESDIVNTLQWICTSESLDVDKDALKLIASRSDGSLRDAEMTLDQLSLLGQRISLTLVQELVGLVSDDKLVDLLDLALSADTVKTVKTLRDITETGVEPLALMSQLATIITDILAGSYAFNRERPKRKFFKRPTLSKEDMGKLRQALKILSETEKQLRVSSDKTTWLTAALLQLAPDKQYLLPSSSTSTSLNHGLLVGSFPDRGIGRSSAVEHKCNLAGTSYGEGTVEHTENGHVLSTSSVKGNEGTKNRKADNEMIWQAVLESIQSDTLRKMMAKEARLNSVSLGTAPTVQLIFSSRINKFKAENYRAQILQAFESVLHSAIILEIRYESKNDTKAGHVPSMFPYPENDSSNVTLRSFTKHSPLSSRGENLITRLKKDSAVKGANSSKTTWMQSDPHILTEGEIIEVGPSHMHWHAQTNSGVLDINGRKKENVWEEEASSSPNQESVTNQKGRNGNRQRQQNSIVKGKVSLAHVIGRAEACSQQGGWSRRKAISIAQKLEQENLRLEPKSSLLCWRTSRTRRKLSSIKVRNRKSRAISRLILCGRCISTKSPR from the exons ATGGCGGCGCCCGACCGTGCCGGTGCCGGTGCCGGGGGCCACCTCCGCGGCCACGCGCACCTCACCAACTgcatccacctccgccaccaccacGGGCACGCGCACGGGGGAGCGGGGGCGGGAGGCGCGTCGTCGTCGGGCTGGCGGCGGAGCCCCGCATCCGTGGCGTCTGCGACGCTGATGCGCGACCTTCTCGCGCTGCAGCGCTCGCGATCGCTCCGGGACCCGTCCACGCGCCGCTCCGTCGAGTCGTCCAGGGTGGCGGCCGACCCCGACGCCGGCTCCGGGGATGACGTCGATCTCCCCGCCAAGTCCCGCCGCAGCGCCGGGGCGCTCAAGGCGCTCCTGGACCAGCTCGCCGAGAACCCCCACCCGCATCCGAAACCCGGCCGACGCCCGCCCCGCCGCTTCAAACGCCGGGCCGGCCGCCGCGCCACCGCTGTCAGTAAGCCTCCAGACCGCGCGGCCGCGCTCTCCGTCAACTCCAGCTCCCAGGAGGCCGTCTGCGGCAACAAGTACTTGTTCCATGGAGGCGGCGATGACGACGATGGCGCGGAGGAGCTGCAGCAGCATTTGCCGCAGGACTTGCGCAACGTCTGTGGCATTCCATGGAACTGGTCGCGTCTGCACCACCGCGGCAAGTCTATCATCGACATGGCCGGCCGCAGCCTTTCGTGCGGCCTTTCTGACTCCAGGTCGGCGGCGGGGCGAAAGTCTGAGGCTGGCGCCGCGTCAGGTGGCCACGTCAATGCCTCGCGTCCCCTTTTCCCCGCTAAATCCGAGAGGCTGGCCTCGTCGACCAGTTCGGACTCGGACGCGCTGCCGCTGCTTGTTGGGGCTGCGACCTCCGGTGCGCGCAACCACATTGGCGCCATTTCTGGAAGCTACTCTGGAGAGCTTGGGATTTTCTCTAACCAGACCAGCCAGATGGACTCCGACCTGCTCTCTGAGTCTCAGTCAGGGCAGAAGTCACAGGCCTCGCAGCATGGCCGTGGTCGTCACCGTAGCCTGACGCAGAAATTCGCACCAAAGACGTTCAAGGACGTTGTTGGGCAGAGCTTGGTGGTGCAGGCGCTGTCCAACGCCATCCTAAGGAGGAAGATTGGGTTGGTGTATGTGTTCTATGGGCCACACGGCACGGGCAAGACTTCATGCGCGCGTGTCTTCGCCAAGGCGCTCAATTGCCTCTCCTCTGAGCACCCCAGGCCCTGTGACTCGTGCACGGTGTGCATCGCCCACAATCTTGGCAAGAGCAGGAGCCTGATGGAGATTGGGCCTGTTGGCAACATCGACATAGATGGCATTGTGGACGTCCTTGATAATGTGATGCTTTCACCAGCACCATCACACTACAGGGTGTTTATATTTGATGACTGTGATACTCTGCCAGCTGACACTTGGAGTGCTATCTCTAAAGTTGTGGACCGGGCGCCCCGCCGTGTTGTGTTTATCCTTGTCAGTCCAAACCTTGAACTTCCTCATATCATCCTGTCGAGATGCCAGAAGTTCTTTTTTCCAAAGCATAGGGAGTCCGACATTGTCAATACATTGCAGTGGATTTGCACCAGCGAGAGTCTAGATGTTGATAAAGATGCACTGAAGCTAATTGCATCCCGTTCCGATGGATCTTTGAGGGATGCTGAGATGACTCTTGATCAACTCAGTTTGCTGGGACAAAGGATTTCCTTGACTCTTGTCCAAGAATTA GTTGGCCTGGTGTCTGATGATAAACTGGTTGATTTGCTTGATTTGGCACTATCTGCCGACACGGTGAAGACAGTGAAGACACTACGAGACATCACAGAAACCGGTGTTGAGCCTTTAGCACTGATGTCTCAGCTTGCCACAATAATTACTGATATTCTTGCTGGTTCCTATGCATTTAATCGAGAAAGGCCCAAGAGAAAGTTCTTCAAACGTCCTACCT TGTCTAAGGAAGATATGGGAAAACTACGTCAGGCCTTGAAAATACTATCTGAAACTGAAAAGCAGTTGAGGGTTTCTAGTGACAAGACAACCTGGCTTACAGCTGCTCTGCTTCAGCTTGCTCCTGATAAACAGTACTTGCTGCCTAGTTCATCAACTAGTACAAGTTTGAACCATGGTTTGCTGGTTGGTTCCTTTCCTGATAGGGGTATAGGGAGGTCGTCAGCAGTTGAGCATAAATGTAACCTGGCAGGCACGTCTTATGGGGAAGGAACTGTTGAACACACAGAAAATGGTCATGTGTTATCAACCAGTTCTGTCAAAGGAAATGAGGGAACTAAAAACAGAAAAGCGGACAATGAAATGATCTGGCAAGCTGTGCTTGAGAGTATCCAATCAGATACATTGAGAAAAATGATGGCTAAAGAGGCCAGGCTAAACTCTGTCAGCCTAGGAACAG CACCAACAGTGCAACTAATATTTAGTTCACGTATCAATAAGTTCAAAGCCGAAAACTACAGAGCTCAGATTCTGCAGGCATTTGAGTCTGTTCTTCATTCTGCAATAATACTTGAAATCCGATATGAATCAAAGAATGACACAAAAGCAGGTCACGTTCCATCAATGTTTCCTTACCCTGAGAATGACTCCTCCAATGTGACACTGAGGTCCTTTACTAAACATAGTCCGCTCTCGTCTAGAGGTGAGAATCTAATTACGAGGCTTAAAAAGGATAGTGCTGTGAAGGGAGCTAACTCTAGTAAGACTACATGGATGCAATCTGATCCCCACATATTAACAGAAGGTGAAATAATTGAAGTTGGACCTTCTCACATGCATTGGCATGCTCAAACAAATAGTGGTGTTCTTGACATAAATGGAAGAAAAAAGGAGAATGTATGGGAGGAAGAAGCTTCATCATCACCAAACCAAGAGAGTGTAACAAATCAAAAAGGAAGAAATGGGAACAGACAGCGTCAACAGAACAGCATAGTAAAAGGAAAGGTATCTCTTGCTCATGTTATTGGGAGGGCAGAAGCTTGTTCTCAACAAGGAGGCTGGTCTAGACGAAAAGCTATATCGATTGCTCAAAAGCTAGAGCAAGAAAATTT GAGATTGGAGCCTAAATCGAGTCTACTTTGTTGGAGAACCTCAAGGACTCGTCGGAAG CTCTCTTCAATTAAGGTCAGGAATCGAAAGTCACGCGCCATATCAAGGCTCATATTGTGTGGAAGATGCATTTCGACCAAATCTCCAAGATAG
- the LOC103636253 gene encoding protein STICHEL-like 4 isoform X2, protein MAAPDRAGAGAGGHLRGHAHLTNCIHLRHHHGHAHGGAGAGGASSSGWRRSPASVASATLMRDLLALQRSRSLRDPSTRRSVESSRVAADPDAGSGDDVDLPAKSRRSAGALKALLDQLAENPHPHPKPGRRPPRRFKRRAGRRATAVSKPPDRAAALSVNSSSQEAVCGNKYLFHGGGDDDDGAEELQQHLPQDLRNVCGIPWNWSRLHHRGKSIIDMAGRSLSCGLSDSRSAAGRKSEAGAASGGHVNASRPLFPAKSERLASSTSSDSDALPLLVGAATSGARNHIGAISGSYSGELGIFSNQTSQMDSDLLSESQSGQKSQASQHGRGRHRSLTQKFAPKTFKDVVGQSLVVQALSNAILRRKIGLVYVFYGPHGTGKTSCARVFAKALNCLSSEHPRPCDSCTVCIAHNLGKSRSLMEIGPVGNIDIDGIVDVLDNVMLSPAPSHYRVFIFDDCDTLPADTWSAISKVVDRAPRRVVFILVSPNLELPHIILSRCQKFFFPKHRESDIVNTLQWICTSESLDVDKDALKLIASRSDGSLRDAEMTLDQLSLLGQRISLTLVQELVGLVSDDKLVDLLDLALSADTVKTVKTLRDITETGVEPLALMSQLATIITDILAGSYAFNRERPKRKFFKRPTLSKEDMGKLRQALKILSETEKQLRVSSDKTTWLTAALLQLAPDKQYLLPSSSTSTSLNHGLLVGSFPDRGIGRSSAVEHKCNLAGTSYGEGTVEHTENGHVLSTSSVKGNEGTKNRKADNEMIWQAVLESIQSDTLRKMMAKEARLNSVSLGTAPTVQLIFSSRINKFKAENYRAQILQAFESVLHSAIILEIRYESKNDTKAGHVPSMFPYPENDSSNVTLRSFTKHSPLSSREGEIIEVGPSHMHWHAQTNSGVLDINGRKKENVWEEEASSSPNQESVTNQKGRNGNRQRQQNSIVKGKVSLAHVIGRAEACSQQGGWSRRKAISIAQKLEQENLRLEPKSSLLCWRTSRTRRKLSSIKVRNRKSRAISRLILCGRCISTKSPR, encoded by the exons ATGGCGGCGCCCGACCGTGCCGGTGCCGGTGCCGGGGGCCACCTCCGCGGCCACGCGCACCTCACCAACTgcatccacctccgccaccaccacGGGCACGCGCACGGGGGAGCGGGGGCGGGAGGCGCGTCGTCGTCGGGCTGGCGGCGGAGCCCCGCATCCGTGGCGTCTGCGACGCTGATGCGCGACCTTCTCGCGCTGCAGCGCTCGCGATCGCTCCGGGACCCGTCCACGCGCCGCTCCGTCGAGTCGTCCAGGGTGGCGGCCGACCCCGACGCCGGCTCCGGGGATGACGTCGATCTCCCCGCCAAGTCCCGCCGCAGCGCCGGGGCGCTCAAGGCGCTCCTGGACCAGCTCGCCGAGAACCCCCACCCGCATCCGAAACCCGGCCGACGCCCGCCCCGCCGCTTCAAACGCCGGGCCGGCCGCCGCGCCACCGCTGTCAGTAAGCCTCCAGACCGCGCGGCCGCGCTCTCCGTCAACTCCAGCTCCCAGGAGGCCGTCTGCGGCAACAAGTACTTGTTCCATGGAGGCGGCGATGACGACGATGGCGCGGAGGAGCTGCAGCAGCATTTGCCGCAGGACTTGCGCAACGTCTGTGGCATTCCATGGAACTGGTCGCGTCTGCACCACCGCGGCAAGTCTATCATCGACATGGCCGGCCGCAGCCTTTCGTGCGGCCTTTCTGACTCCAGGTCGGCGGCGGGGCGAAAGTCTGAGGCTGGCGCCGCGTCAGGTGGCCACGTCAATGCCTCGCGTCCCCTTTTCCCCGCTAAATCCGAGAGGCTGGCCTCGTCGACCAGTTCGGACTCGGACGCGCTGCCGCTGCTTGTTGGGGCTGCGACCTCCGGTGCGCGCAACCACATTGGCGCCATTTCTGGAAGCTACTCTGGAGAGCTTGGGATTTTCTCTAACCAGACCAGCCAGATGGACTCCGACCTGCTCTCTGAGTCTCAGTCAGGGCAGAAGTCACAGGCCTCGCAGCATGGCCGTGGTCGTCACCGTAGCCTGACGCAGAAATTCGCACCAAAGACGTTCAAGGACGTTGTTGGGCAGAGCTTGGTGGTGCAGGCGCTGTCCAACGCCATCCTAAGGAGGAAGATTGGGTTGGTGTATGTGTTCTATGGGCCACACGGCACGGGCAAGACTTCATGCGCGCGTGTCTTCGCCAAGGCGCTCAATTGCCTCTCCTCTGAGCACCCCAGGCCCTGTGACTCGTGCACGGTGTGCATCGCCCACAATCTTGGCAAGAGCAGGAGCCTGATGGAGATTGGGCCTGTTGGCAACATCGACATAGATGGCATTGTGGACGTCCTTGATAATGTGATGCTTTCACCAGCACCATCACACTACAGGGTGTTTATATTTGATGACTGTGATACTCTGCCAGCTGACACTTGGAGTGCTATCTCTAAAGTTGTGGACCGGGCGCCCCGCCGTGTTGTGTTTATCCTTGTCAGTCCAAACCTTGAACTTCCTCATATCATCCTGTCGAGATGCCAGAAGTTCTTTTTTCCAAAGCATAGGGAGTCCGACATTGTCAATACATTGCAGTGGATTTGCACCAGCGAGAGTCTAGATGTTGATAAAGATGCACTGAAGCTAATTGCATCCCGTTCCGATGGATCTTTGAGGGATGCTGAGATGACTCTTGATCAACTCAGTTTGCTGGGACAAAGGATTTCCTTGACTCTTGTCCAAGAATTA GTTGGCCTGGTGTCTGATGATAAACTGGTTGATTTGCTTGATTTGGCACTATCTGCCGACACGGTGAAGACAGTGAAGACACTACGAGACATCACAGAAACCGGTGTTGAGCCTTTAGCACTGATGTCTCAGCTTGCCACAATAATTACTGATATTCTTGCTGGTTCCTATGCATTTAATCGAGAAAGGCCCAAGAGAAAGTTCTTCAAACGTCCTACCT TGTCTAAGGAAGATATGGGAAAACTACGTCAGGCCTTGAAAATACTATCTGAAACTGAAAAGCAGTTGAGGGTTTCTAGTGACAAGACAACCTGGCTTACAGCTGCTCTGCTTCAGCTTGCTCCTGATAAACAGTACTTGCTGCCTAGTTCATCAACTAGTACAAGTTTGAACCATGGTTTGCTGGTTGGTTCCTTTCCTGATAGGGGTATAGGGAGGTCGTCAGCAGTTGAGCATAAATGTAACCTGGCAGGCACGTCTTATGGGGAAGGAACTGTTGAACACACAGAAAATGGTCATGTGTTATCAACCAGTTCTGTCAAAGGAAATGAGGGAACTAAAAACAGAAAAGCGGACAATGAAATGATCTGGCAAGCTGTGCTTGAGAGTATCCAATCAGATACATTGAGAAAAATGATGGCTAAAGAGGCCAGGCTAAACTCTGTCAGCCTAGGAACAG CACCAACAGTGCAACTAATATTTAGTTCACGTATCAATAAGTTCAAAGCCGAAAACTACAGAGCTCAGATTCTGCAGGCATTTGAGTCTGTTCTTCATTCTGCAATAATACTTGAAATCCGATATGAATCAAAGAATGACACAAAAGCAGGTCACGTTCCATCAATGTTTCCTTACCCTGAGAATGACTCCTCCAATGTGACACTGAGGTCCTTTACTAAACATAGTCCGCTCTCGTCTAGAG AAGGTGAAATAATTGAAGTTGGACCTTCTCACATGCATTGGCATGCTCAAACAAATAGTGGTGTTCTTGACATAAATGGAAGAAAAAAGGAGAATGTATGGGAGGAAGAAGCTTCATCATCACCAAACCAAGAGAGTGTAACAAATCAAAAAGGAAGAAATGGGAACAGACAGCGTCAACAGAACAGCATAGTAAAAGGAAAGGTATCTCTTGCTCATGTTATTGGGAGGGCAGAAGCTTGTTCTCAACAAGGAGGCTGGTCTAGACGAAAAGCTATATCGATTGCTCAAAAGCTAGAGCAAGAAAATTT GAGATTGGAGCCTAAATCGAGTCTACTTTGTTGGAGAACCTCAAGGACTCGTCGGAAG CTCTCTTCAATTAAGGTCAGGAATCGAAAGTCACGCGCCATATCAAGGCTCATATTGTGTGGAAGATGCATTTCGACCAAATCTCCAAGATAG